The following coding sequences are from one Chthonomonadales bacterium window:
- the pstA gene encoding phosphate ABC transporter permease PstA: protein MGADRSVARNRAVERIAFGVIGALTFLVIGPILWLFGYILWHGLPQMSWSFLRLPPRAIDAGGGIYPAIVGTLYLMVGTIAIALPLGIGGAIYLTEYAGRSRLVRLVHLAIVNLAGVPSIVHGLFGLGFFVLFVGGGIDRYVLRADRPVWGQPCLLWGFCTLAVVILPIVITATEEALLAVPAAFREASLGLGATRWQTVRRVVLPAALPGVLTGAILGVGRAAGETAPVMITCAASFMPSLPRGLNDQAMLLPYHLYFVVTQVPHPTVQLQAGIALVLVGLVFMINIAAVMARTRARRRRRW from the coding sequence CTGGGGGCCGACCGCTCCGTCGCTCGCAATCGCGCGGTCGAGCGGATCGCCTTCGGTGTCATCGGGGCCCTGACGTTCCTCGTGATCGGGCCGATCCTCTGGCTCTTCGGGTACATCCTCTGGCATGGGCTGCCGCAGATGAGCTGGAGCTTCTTGCGCCTGCCCCCCAGGGCCATCGACGCGGGCGGCGGCATCTACCCGGCGATCGTGGGCACCCTATACCTGATGGTCGGCACCATCGCCATCGCCCTGCCGCTGGGCATCGGCGGCGCCATCTATCTGACCGAGTACGCCGGGCGCTCCCGCCTGGTTCGGCTCGTCCACCTGGCCATCGTGAACCTGGCGGGCGTGCCCTCTATCGTGCATGGTCTGTTCGGCCTCGGCTTCTTCGTCCTCTTCGTCGGCGGGGGCATCGATCGCTACGTCCTGCGGGCCGACCGACCGGTCTGGGGGCAGCCGTGCCTGCTGTGGGGCTTCTGTACCCTGGCGGTCGTGATCCTGCCGATCGTGATCACCGCCACCGAGGAGGCGCTGCTGGCCGTGCCCGCCGCCTTCCGCGAGGCGTCGCTGGGCCTGGGAGCCACGCGCTGGCAGACCGTGCGCCGCGTGGTGCTGCCCGCGGCGCTGCCGGGTGTCCTGACGGGCGCCATCCTGGGCGTCGGGCGCGCCGCTGGCGAGACGGCGCCGGTCATGATCACTTGCGCGGCTTCGTTCATGCCATCCCTGCCACGCGGTCTCAACGACCAGGCCATGCTCCTGCCCTACCACCTGTACTTCGTGGTGACGCAGGTGCCGCACCCCACGGTCCAGTTGCAGGCCGGCATCGCACTGGTTCTCGTCGGTCTCGTGTTCATGATCAACATCGCCGCCGTCATGGCGCGGACGCGCGCGCGGAGGCGACGCAGATGGTGA